The genomic DNA TCGTAACCACCTTCGGCCAGCCAACTGCGGGCCGCATCGGTCACCTCCAGCAACACACGCTTGTCTTCGAGTTGCGCCTGAAGTTCGGTAAGGAACTTGTCCACCACGCTCTTGATGACTTCATGGCTGAGGCGACCGAACTGGATAATGGTGTCCAGGCGATTGCGGAACTCAGGCGTGAAGCTCTTCTTGATCACTTCCATCGCATCGGACGAGTGGTCCTGATGGGTGAAACCGATCGAAGCGCGAGCCGCGGTTTCGGCACCGGCGTTCGTGGTCATGATGACGATCACGTTGCGGAAATCCGCCTTGCGCCCGTTGTTATCGGTCAGCGTACCGTGGTCCATCACCTGCAGGAGCAGGTTGAAGACTTCCGGATGCGCCTTCTCGATCTCGTCGAGCAGCAATACGCAGTGCGGTTGCTTGGTGATGGCTTCGGTCAACAGGCCGCCCTGGTCGAAACCGACATAGCCCGGAGGCGCACCGATCAGACGCGATACGGTGTGGCGCTCCATGTACTCGGACATGTCGAAGCGCACCAGCTCGATGCCCATCGCCTTGGCCAATTGCCGCGCCGCCTCGGTCTTGCCGACACCGGTAGGACCGGCGAACAGGAACGAGCCCACCGGCTTGTCCGGCGACTTGAGACCGGCGCGGGACAGCTTGATGGCGGTCGACAGCGAGTCGATGGCCGCATCCTGGCCGAACACCGTCAGCTTCAGGTCACGCTCCAGGTTACGCAGCAGTTCCTTGTCGGAACTGGTGACGTGCTTGGGCGGAATCCGCGCGATTTTCGCCACGATATCCTCGACCTGAGGCACTTCGATACGCTTGACGCGTTTCTCCACGGGTTGCAGGCGCTGGTAGGCACCCGCTTCGTCGATGACGTCGATGGCCTTGTCCGGCATGTGCCGATCGTTGATGTAGCGCGAGGCCAGTTCAGCCGCCGCGCGCAGGGCTTCATCGCTGTATTCGATGTTGTGGTGCAGCTCGAAACGCCCCTTCAGGCCGCGCAGGATGCCAATGGTGTCTTCCACCGAGGGCTCCGACACATCGACTTTCTGGAAACGCCGGGCCAGGGCACGGTCTTTCTCGAAGATCCCGCGGAATTCCTGGAACGTGGTCGAGCCGATGCAACGGATATCACCCGAGGACAGCAGCGGCTTGAGCAGGTTCGACGCATCCATGACCCCGCCCGACGCCGCCCCGGCACCGATGATGGTGTGGATTTCGTCGATAAACAGGATCGCCTGCGGACGTTTTTTCAGTTCGCCGAGCAACGCCTTGAAGCGCTTCTCGAAATCACCGCGGTATTTGGTACCGGCCAGCAAGGCACCCAGGTCAAGGGAATACACCACGCTGTTGGCCAGCAGGTCCGGCACCTGGTTGTCGACGATGCGCTTGGCCAGGCCTTCGGCAATCGCGGTCTTGCCCACGCCTGCCTCGCCCACCAGCAATGGGTTGTTCTTGCGACGTCGGGCCAAGATCTGGGCCACGCGCTCGACTTCCGCCTCGCGCCCGACCAACGGATCGATCCGCCCCTGGCGCGCCAGTTCGTTCAGGTTGCTGGCATAGGCATCCAATGGGTTGCCTGAAGAAGAAGACTCACCGCCCTCGTCGTCCTGCATATCCTGCTCACCCTCGGAATGATCGCCATGCCCCGGCACCTTGGAGATGCCATGGGCGATGTAGTTGACGACATCGATACGCGCAACGCTCTGCTGCTTGAGCAGGAACACCGCTTGGCTTTCCTGCTCGCTGAAGATGGCAACCAGCACGTTGGCGCCGGTGACTTCACGCTTGCCCGAGCTCTGTACGTGGAAGACAGCACGCTGCAGGACACGCTGGAAGCCCAGGGTTGGCTGGGTTTCGCGATCCTCGTCATGCACGGGGATCAATGGCGTGGTGGAGTCGATGAACTCCTGCAGATCATGCTTGAGTTTATCGAGGTTCGCGCCGCAGGCACGCAAAACGGTGGCGGCAGCCTCGTTATCCAATAGGGCCAGCAGCAGGTGTTCGACGGTCATGAATTCATGACGCTTCGAACGAGCCTCCTTGAAGGCAAGATTGAGGGTGACTTCGAGCTCGCGGTTTAACATAGCTTCACCTCATACCCAAGTGGTCGGCGTTAACCGTCCTTCTCGATTTCACAGAGTAGCGGATGCTGGCTTTCCCGGGCGTACTGGTTGACCTGCATGGCCTTCGTCTCGGCGATGTCGCGGGTAAACACTCCACATACTGCCCGTCCCTCTGTATGGACGGCCAGCATGACCTTGGTCGCCAGCTCACGATTCAGGTTAAAAAACACCTCGAGCACTTCGACGACGAAATCCATCGGTGTGTAGTCATCGTTGAACAAAACCACCTTGTACATCGGTGGCGCCTGTAATGCGGGCTTTGCTTCCTGAACAGCAATGCCTGCGGAATCGTCGTCGTGTAGATCCGGGCGATCCTGATTGAATGTTAGTCGAATCTGGCTGACTGCATGCATGGAAAGAAAGGTTCGTTTAGTTGGCGAATACAGTGATGGGGGCGCTTGTGGGCGATTTCAACCACGACCACCGGAGCCACCTTGACTATCGGGAAAACGGTGTTACAACCAATAGAGCCCATCGTGGGTTAAAAAGGTCCGTGGAATCTATCCTGTTAACAAGATTAGCCTGCGGATGGACTGGATGATACTCCAGTGATGGAGTGCGTTGCAGAGGGAAATGGGTTATGTCGCTCGTCAAGAATGGCAGGGTTAAATGGTTCAACAACGCCAAGGGCTTTGGTTTCGTTATCGTCGACGGGGTGGATGAAGACCTTTTCGCCCATTACTCAACCATCCAGATGGAGGGCTATAAAACCCTGAAAGCCGGGCAGCCGGTGACTTGCGAAGTCATCCAGGGACCCAAGGGCCTGCACGCCACCAACATCAAGGTAATCGTCGTCGAAGACGCCGCCCCCCTTGTTCATACCCATGCCAGGGTCACCGAGCCCCATTGACCGATCATCACCGCCCTGCATGATATGAAAATGCCCGGCTCGATCACTCTAGCCGGGCATTCGCGCTGAGCGCCGATTCGCTTACATGTGCGAGATCAGGGCATCACCGAAGCCCGAGGACGACACCAGCTTGGCGCCCTCCATCAGCCGTTCGAAGTCATAGGTCACGGTCTTGGCCGAAATCGCGCCATTGGTGCCCTTGATGATCAGGTCGGCCGCTTCGGTCCAACCCATGTGGCGCAGCATCATTTCCGCCGACAGGATCAGCGAGCCCGGGTTGACCTGGTCTTTGCCGGCATACTTGGGCGCAGTACCGTGGGTGGCCTCGAACATCGCCACGGTGTCGGACAGGTTGGCGCCCGGCGCGATGCCGATACCGCCCACTTCCGCCGCCAGAGCGTCGGACAGGTAGTCACCGTTCAGGTTCAGGGTGGCGATCACGTCATATTCAGCCGGACGCAACAGGATCTGCTGCAACATCGCATCGGCGATGGCGTCCTTGACGATGACGTTCTTGCCGGTCCGCGGGTTCTTGAACTGCATCCACGGCCCGCCGTCGAGCAGGGTCGCACCGAACTCTTCGGCCGCCACTTCGTAGGCCCATTCCTTGAAGGCACCTTCGGTGAACTTCATGATGTTGCCTTTATGCACGATGGTCAGCGAATCGCGATCGTTGTCGACCACATATTGCAGGGCCTTGCGAGCCAG from Pseudomonas beijingensis includes the following:
- the clpS gene encoding ATP-dependent Clp protease adapter ClpS; this translates as MHAVSQIRLTFNQDRPDLHDDDSAGIAVQEAKPALQAPPMYKVVLFNDDYTPMDFVVEVLEVFFNLNRELATKVMLAVHTEGRAVCGVFTRDIAETKAMQVNQYARESQHPLLCEIEKDG
- the cspD gene encoding cold shock domain-containing protein CspD, which codes for MSLVKNGRVKWFNNAKGFGFVIVDGVDEDLFAHYSTIQMEGYKTLKAGQPVTCEVIQGPKGLHATNIKVIVVEDAAPLVHTHARVTEPH
- the icd gene encoding NADP-dependent isocitrate dehydrogenase, with translation MGYQKIQVPAVGDKITVNADHSLNVPDNPIIPFIEGDGIGVDISPVMIKVVDAAVQKAYGGKRKISWMEVYAGEKATQVYDQDTWLPQETLDAVKDYVVSIKGPLTTPVGGGIRSLNVALRQQLDLYVCLRPVRWFEGVPSPVKKPGDVDMTIFRENSEDIYAGIEWKAGSAEATKVIKFLKEEMGVTKIRFDEDCGIGVKPVSKQGTKRLARKALQYVVDNDRDSLTIVHKGNIMKFTEGAFKEWAYEVAAEEFGATLLDGGPWMQFKNPRTGKNVIVKDAIADAMLQQILLRPAEYDVIATLNLNGDYLSDALAAEVGGIGIAPGANLSDTVAMFEATHGTAPKYAGKDQVNPGSLILSAEMMLRHMGWTEAADLIIKGTNGAISAKTVTYDFERLMEGAKLVSSSGFGDALISHM
- the clpA gene encoding ATP-dependent Clp protease ATP-binding subunit ClpA, whose product is MLNRELEVTLNLAFKEARSKRHEFMTVEHLLLALLDNEAAATVLRACGANLDKLKHDLQEFIDSTTPLIPVHDEDRETQPTLGFQRVLQRAVFHVQSSGKREVTGANVLVAIFSEQESQAVFLLKQQSVARIDVVNYIAHGISKVPGHGDHSEGEQDMQDDEGGESSSSGNPLDAYASNLNELARQGRIDPLVGREAEVERVAQILARRRKNNPLLVGEAGVGKTAIAEGLAKRIVDNQVPDLLANSVVYSLDLGALLAGTKYRGDFEKRFKALLGELKKRPQAILFIDEIHTIIGAGAASGGVMDASNLLKPLLSSGDIRCIGSTTFQEFRGIFEKDRALARRFQKVDVSEPSVEDTIGILRGLKGRFELHHNIEYSDEALRAAAELASRYINDRHMPDKAIDVIDEAGAYQRLQPVEKRVKRIEVPQVEDIVAKIARIPPKHVTSSDKELLRNLERDLKLTVFGQDAAIDSLSTAIKLSRAGLKSPDKPVGSFLFAGPTGVGKTEAARQLAKAMGIELVRFDMSEYMERHTVSRLIGAPPGYVGFDQGGLLTEAITKQPHCVLLLDEIEKAHPEVFNLLLQVMDHGTLTDNNGRKADFRNVIVIMTTNAGAETAARASIGFTHQDHSSDAMEVIKKSFTPEFRNRLDTIIQFGRLSHEVIKSVVDKFLTELQAQLEDKRVLLEVTDAARSWLAEGGYDVTMGARPMARLIQDKIKRPLAEEILFGELAEHGGVVHIDIKDGELTFDFETTAEMA